In Mytilus edulis chromosome 7, xbMytEdul2.2, whole genome shotgun sequence, a single genomic region encodes these proteins:
- the LOC139483097 gene encoding putative leucine-rich repeat-containing protein DDB_G0290503 has protein sequence MDDSREVIIDVNHSFQEENDGEITIPLNEQKVDSVDYAEQTISHDKEQNLFMNELRNIKSLFHNQLGEITHEFSNCQKEVIIAVNQIKRDFQEEISCIKDRISKIEDAVYENKRNISTNYKTIEQNKDLVNHNDHMSMMSDIVNTENKSKGDGQAVPDEANQTSKYTEKQQQNTDDIYSFNKDKMYNINQNYAVLDRPKVPRLTNSHTHLPKSSNVTMKPQLYEGDEDLDEYLAQFEILAEINGWNYATKSLYLAGSLKGGARALLNELDKESRKDYNSLVKVLDNRYGSAEKSELFRAKLQTRMRGKEESLPELAQSIKKLTRQAYPSAQSTITSVLALEHFIDALQDADLRLRLRESNPKSIHEAETLAVRLETLKLAERQKGRMVRQADSVQTNAKFNTELNDDKGEDLKSLKNELSDFKREMISLSRNIKGMSQNQNRNQGGGNQQRSYQNGQRGYNNQNKNFGQGNRNFNQRNNNFGQNQNNYNQQGNQLRSDSGVGARPGQNGPSR, from the coding sequence ATGGATGATTCTAGAGAAGTAATTATAGATGTAAATCATTCTTTCCAAGAGGAAAATGATGGGGAAATTACCATTCCTTTAAATGAACAGAAGGTTGATAGTGTTGACTATGCAGAGCAGACAATAAGCCATGACAAAGAGCAAAACTTATTTATGAATGAATTAAGAAACATTAAAAGTTTATTTCATAACCAATTAGGGGAGATAACCCATGAGTTTTCTAATTGTCAAAAAGAAGTTATCATTGCTGTAAATCAGATAAAAAGAGATTTTCAAGAGGAAATTTCTTGTATTAAAGACCGCATAAGCAAAATTGAAGATGCTGTATATGAAAACAAGAGAAATATTTCTACCAATTATAAAACTATTGAACAAAATAAAGATTTAGTAAATCACAATGATCACATGAGCATGATGAGTGACATTGTAAATACTGAAAACAAATCTAAAGGTGATGGGCAAGCAGTTCCTGATGAAGCTAATCAGACAAgtaaatatacagaaaaacaacaacaaaacacagatgatatttattcatttaataaagataaaatgtataatataaatcaaaactatGCTGTACTGGATAGACCCAAGGTTCCAAGATTGACCAATTCCCATACCCATTTACCCAAGTCTAGTAATGTAACCATGAAGCCACAGTTGTATGAGGGAGATGAAGATTTAGATGAATATTTAgctcaatttgaaattttagctGAAATAAACGGTTGGAATTATGCAACCAAATCATTATATTTGGCTGGTAGTTTAAAAGGGGGAGCAAGAGCTCTTTTAAATGAACTAGATAAGGAATCTAGGAAAGATTATAATAGCTTAGTAAAAGTTTTGGACAATAGATATGGTTCAGCTGAGAAATCAGAACTTTTTAGGGCAAAACTTCAGACCCGTATGAGAGGTAAAGAAGAAAGTTTACCTGAGTTAGCTCAGTCAATTAAGAAATTGACTAGGCAAGCTTATCCAAGTGCCCAATCCACAATAACTAGTGTATTAGCACTAGAACATTTTATAGATGCTTTACAAGATGCTGATTTAAGACTAAGACTTAGGGAATCTAACCCTAAATCCATACATGAAGCAGAAACACTAGCTGTTAGGCTAGAGACGTTAAAGTTAGCAGAGAGACAAAAAGGGAGGATGGTTAGACAGGCAGATTCAGTTCAGACTAATGCTAAATTTAATACAGAGTTGAATGATGACAAGGGGGAAGATTTAAAATCCTTAAAAAATGAATTGAGTGATTTCAAAAGAGAAATGATCTCATTGTCCAGAAATATAAAGGGTATGTCCCAAAACCAAAATAGGAACCAAGGGGGAGGTAACCAGCAGAGGAGCTATCAGAATGGTCAGAGAGGGTATAATAACCAGAATAAGAATTTTGGTCAGGGCAATAGAAATTTTAACCAGAGAAATAATAATTTTGGTCAGAATCAGAATAATTATAATCAACAGGGAAACCAGTTGAGGTCGGACTCAGGGGTCGGAGCCAGGCCGGGACAGAATGGCCCAAGTCGATAA